Proteins encoded by one window of Thermodesulforhabdus norvegica:
- a CDS encoding tyrosine-type recombinase/integrase, with the protein MENLSLREYYKEYRPSKWLFEGARKGRHISTRTVQAIFRQACRKAGIKKDVTVHSLRHSFATHLLESGVDLRYIQEILGHKSSKTTEIYTHVSKASIASIKSPIDTFFKERKP; encoded by the coding sequence TTGGAAAACTTGAGTTTAAGAGAATACTATAAGGAATACAGACCTTCAAAATGGTTATTTGAAGGTGCAAGAAAAGGTAGGCACATTTCCACAAGGACAGTTCAGGCAATTTTCAGACAGGCCTGCAGGAAGGCAGGAATAAAAAAGGATGTAACAGTTCATTCTTTAAGGCACAGTTTTGCCACTCATCTCTTAGAAAGTGGTGTTGATCTGAGATACATTCAGGAAATACTCGGACATAAAAGTAGCAAGACAACAGAGATTTATACACATGTTAGTAAAGCAAGTATAGCAAGTATAAAAAGCCCTATTGACACATTTTTTAAGGAGAGGAAACCATGA